The following are encoded together in the Serratia sp. UGAL515B_01 genome:
- a CDS encoding YhbP family protein — MNQPEDQQHIIRFLNKQHVLTLCASNGMDMWCASCFYVFDAERMALWLMTESHTRHGELMRQNSAVVGTVAPQPKTVALIKGVQYAGKIRQLEGDDALLAGTRYCKRFPVAKVMKAPIWQIDLQEVKMTDNTLGFGKKLHWRRS; from the coding sequence TTGAACCAACCCGAAGATCAACAGCATATTATCCGTTTTCTCAACAAGCAACACGTGCTCACGCTTTGTGCCAGTAATGGTATGGATATGTGGTGCGCCAGCTGTTTTTACGTATTCGATGCCGAGCGTATGGCGCTATGGCTAATGACCGAATCGCATACTCGTCATGGTGAACTGATGCGACAAAACAGCGCTGTGGTTGGCACGGTAGCGCCACAGCCCAAGACCGTAGCGCTGATTAAAGGGGTTCAATATGCGGGTAAGATCAGGCAGTTGGAAGGCGATGACGCTTTGCTGGCTGGTACGCGGTACTGTAAACGCTTCCCGGTGGCGAAGGTGATGAAAGCCCCCATCTGGCAGATCGATTTACAGGAAGTAAAAATGACGGATAACACTTTGGGGTTCGGCAAGAAGTTGC
- a CDS encoding autotransporter domain-containing protein, giving the protein MADGQGGNSADFYGGGGAFGAPGGGGGAGGLGGVAITPDRAANGSNGDAAGNGGNGANGAQYAPSTDPVAAGGTGGTVGSPLTNYVGGNGGDGEDALCAAVCSIGFSSGGGGGGGAGFYGSTLAAVMNAAKGGNGGNGGQTATVGTGADGGSGGGGAVGVFLIGSGSTTTNASISGGNGGNGGNGSGSGSGGYGGGGGSGLVSTGVNVTNSKVISGGNGGVGGVGDTDVQSRAGGAGGAGVKGSAFTFVNTGIVRGGNGGASAAGARARGSSDLGGVGVTGNDINVVTSGSISGGLASDLTTRANAITFTGGTNSLELRSGFSFAGLVTGTGTNTLILGGDTNSSFDLAKIGNDTSVQYSGFSQFAKTGASTWVLNNLATQAQNWDIQAGILELTLAAALNGGDVSLSGGGLSFANAGTFSGNVTLNQTAPINVNTGTVTMSGLVSGLAGLTKLGAGNLELSNAATYLGNTEVQAGTLTLGAADAIASSAAVTIDSGAQLALGANDQQINNLSGAGNVQGTATLTANNTSDTTYSGTLTSANLTKTGTGTLTMSGSGNTLSGNVLASAGVLNWENTDTVQIDGNYTTAAGATTSIGSTQGRLAIGGDLIQEAGSILSVTIGASTDITARSALLDGAIINFDGFTDPFVGNLPARASEVEGQSYTVMQTTDGITGFTPSEVQHPDYLLVEKSLANSDHDLVLGTRLAWTSGSLEESTGSFTLTSGTGFNVDVVLADQTGPFIETGWDGNSLTKNGAGRLQLSAANTYTGGTTLNDGILQISQDANLGASSGALAFNGGTLQVDESFTTSRTINVATKGGALDIAGESLTLAGTLDGEGNLEKTGAGTLNLQGDASNYTGDLAINQGDLNLNTSLGGSLSGANNSTLYTYGNTVAGDLTLSTGSRLVMSSAIQPMSAAAMSPLNTFTVLGNASFANGGIYAPSINESGAADLLSVAGNANLTGGELAVTALPGNYSVEPMRYLVLTANGGVTGEFGDYSISNPLLSLTPEYDANNVYLSVARNDTPISSMGITPNQYSAGTALDSVAGNRLVSAIAALPDANSINNALDQVSGEIYASLKSAMIEDTHFIRDAANDRLRSASNGVGGNSAAYNEKGQAIKPTTPDQVFWVNSWGSWGNLNGSSDTGARMTKNIAGFVMGSDVQVGEWRVGGLAGYTHTSNDVESRASSSKGNNYHVGAYAGRSLGMAQLRTGLAYSRYNNSVERSVDFPGFSDHLTSDFNANAVQGFGELALPQQWNGLHVEPYANLAYVYLKSGSFNETGAEAALSADSQSSNSTFSTLGSRFEYRLPNVDKPVVLSAQLGWQHAYGKTTPKSTQHLNSSIDFDAVGTQQMRNALVVGTGAQVNINSDMKLGLSYQGLIGDKGRENGVMGTFNWSF; this is encoded by the coding sequence ATGGCTGACGGCCAAGGCGGTAATAGTGCTGATTTTTATGGTGGTGGTGGTGCGTTTGGTGCACCAGGTGGTGGCGGTGGGGCAGGTGGCCTTGGAGGCGTTGCTATTACACCTGATCGTGCTGCTAATGGCTCAAATGGCGATGCGGCTGGAAACGGTGGAAATGGCGCAAATGGGGCACAATATGCACCATCGACCGATCCTGTGGCAGCCGGCGGTACGGGGGGGACCGTGGGCAGCCCACTGACTAATTATGTGGGCGGTAACGGCGGTGACGGAGAGGATGCTCTATGTGCTGCCGTTTGTTCAATAGGATTTTCTTCTGGCGGTGGTGGCGGTGGTGGTGCCGGCTTTTACGGCAGCACTTTAGCCGCTGTGATGAATGCTGCTAAAGGGGGAAATGGGGGTAATGGTGGACAAACGGCTACTGTAGGTACAGGAGCTGATGGGGGCTCCGGTGGCGGTGGTGCTGTTGGCGTTTTTCTGATTGGTAGCGGTTCGACTACAACGAATGCCTCCATTTCCGGTGGTAACGGCGGAAATGGAGGAAATGGGAGTGGCAGTGGAAGTGGCGGCTATGGTGGCGGTGGCGGTAGTGGTTTAGTAAGCACTGGCGTTAATGTGACTAATAGCAAGGTCATAAGTGGTGGTAATGGTGGTGTCGGTGGTGTAGGCGATACCGATGTTCAAAGCCGTGCTGGCGGTGCTGGCGGTGCTGGTGTCAAAGGCAGCGCCTTTACTTTTGTCAATACCGGCATTGTTCGGGGCGGTAATGGCGGAGCAAGTGCTGCAGGTGCAAGAGCAAGAGGGTCGAGTGATTTAGGTGGCGTTGGTGTCACAGGCAACGATATCAATGTGGTCACATCTGGCTCAATTAGCGGTGGTCTGGCAAGTGATCTGACCACGAGGGCTAATGCCATCACCTTCACTGGCGGTACTAATAGCCTGGAGCTGAGATCTGGTTTTAGCTTTGCTGGCTTGGTAACAGGTACAGGAACGAATACCTTGATTCTGGGGGGCGATACCAATAGCAGTTTTGATCTCGCCAAAATCGGTAATGATACCAGCGTTCAATACAGTGGTTTTTCCCAGTTTGCCAAAACAGGGGCTAGCACTTGGGTGCTAAATAATCTCGCGACTCAAGCTCAGAACTGGGATATCCAAGCAGGTATCTTGGAACTGACGCTCGCCGCTGCCTTAAATGGTGGCGATGTGTCGTTGTCTGGCGGGGGATTATCATTTGCTAATGCCGGAACGTTCAGCGGCAATGTCACTTTAAATCAAACAGCACCAATCAATGTTAACACCGGTACTGTGACCATGAGTGGTCTGGTAAGTGGTCTTGCCGGGCTGACGAAATTGGGCGCGGGCAATCTTGAGTTGAGTAATGCAGCTACCTACTTGGGTAATACCGAAGTTCAGGCGGGTACGCTCACTTTGGGTGCCGCTGACGCTATTGCCAGCAGCGCTGCCGTCACCATCGATAGTGGTGCGCAGTTAGCCTTGGGTGCCAACGACCAGCAGATTAATAATCTTTCTGGTGCAGGGAACGTGCAGGGAACGGCTACCTTAACGGCCAATAACACCAGTGATACTACTTATAGTGGAACGTTGACCAGCGCGAATCTGACGAAAACCGGTACAGGTACCCTGACAATGTCAGGCAGTGGCAATACCCTTTCGGGGAATGTGCTGGCCAGTGCGGGTGTACTGAACTGGGAAAATACCGATACGGTTCAGATTGACGGTAATTATACCACTGCTGCAGGGGCAACCACTTCAATTGGCAGTACGCAAGGGCGTTTGGCTATCGGTGGCGACCTGATACAGGAAGCGGGTTCAATACTGAGCGTCACCATTGGTGCTTCAACGGATATCACGGCTCGCAGCGCACTGTTGGACGGTGCCATCATCAATTTTGATGGGTTCACCGATCCGTTCGTCGGCAATCTTCCTGCGCGTGCCAGTGAGGTTGAAGGGCAAAGTTATACGGTCATGCAGACCACCGATGGCATCACCGGTTTTACCCCATCAGAAGTTCAACATCCAGACTATCTGTTGGTGGAAAAGAGCCTAGCGAATAGCGACCATGATTTAGTATTAGGTACGCGTCTGGCCTGGACTTCTGGCAGTCTTGAAGAGTCTACGGGTTCCTTTACCCTGACTTCAGGGACTGGTTTTAATGTGGACGTGGTACTCGCTGACCAAACCGGTCCGTTCATTGAAACGGGATGGGATGGTAACAGCCTAACCAAAAATGGTGCAGGGCGATTACAACTCTCTGCTGCTAATACCTACACGGGTGGAACAACGCTAAACGATGGGATACTGCAAATTTCGCAGGATGCCAATCTTGGAGCAAGCAGTGGTGCTTTGGCGTTTAATGGCGGTACACTCCAGGTTGACGAGAGCTTTACCACGTCACGTACCATCAATGTGGCCACCAAGGGTGGTGCGCTGGATATTGCTGGTGAAAGTCTGACGCTGGCAGGCACACTGGATGGCGAAGGAAACCTGGAGAAAACAGGAGCAGGCACGCTGAATCTTCAGGGCGATGCCAGTAACTATACCGGGGATTTGGCTATCAATCAGGGTGATTTGAACCTCAACACCTCTTTGGGGGGATCTCTGAGTGGGGCCAATAACAGCACACTCTATACCTATGGCAACACAGTCGCAGGTGACCTGACTCTCAGCACGGGTTCTCGTCTTGTGATGAGCAGCGCTATTCAGCCGATGAGTGCTGCTGCAATGAGCCCTCTGAATACATTCACCGTGCTGGGTAATGCCAGCTTTGCCAATGGCGGGATTTACGCACCGAGCATTAACGAGAGTGGTGCTGCCGATCTGTTGTCTGTTGCCGGTAATGCCAATCTGACCGGTGGGGAGCTTGCAGTCACTGCCTTGCCAGGTAATTACAGCGTAGAGCCTATGCGTTATCTGGTACTGACCGCTAATGGTGGCGTCACTGGTGAATTTGGGGATTATTCCATTTCTAACCCGTTATTATCGTTAACACCAGAATATGATGCTAACAACGTCTATCTGTCTGTTGCGCGTAATGATACTCCAATCAGTAGCATGGGTATAACGCCTAACCAATATTCTGCTGGTACAGCACTTGACAGTGTTGCGGGAAATAGACTGGTTTCCGCTATTGCGGCACTTCCCGATGCGAACTCCATCAATAATGCACTTGATCAGGTCTCGGGTGAAATTTACGCCTCTTTGAAGTCTGCGATGATTGAAGATACTCACTTCATTCGTGATGCTGCCAACGATCGTCTACGCAGCGCTTCCAACGGTGTTGGTGGTAATTCAGCCGCGTATAATGAAAAAGGTCAGGCCATCAAACCTACCACGCCCGATCAAGTTTTCTGGGTTAACTCTTGGGGTTCATGGGGTAACCTTAATGGGAGCAGTGATACGGGTGCCAGGATGACTAAAAACATCGCTGGTTTTGTCATGGGTAGCGATGTGCAAGTCGGTGAGTGGCGTGTCGGTGGGCTTGCTGGTTATACCCATACCTCAAACGACGTAGAGAGCCGGGCATCAAGCAGCAAAGGTAACAATTACCATGTAGGTGCTTACGCTGGCCGTAGTCTGGGCATGGCACAGTTGCGTACGGGGTTGGCGTATAGCCGTTATAATAACTCGGTTGAACGCTCTGTAGATTTCCCTGGATTCAGTGACCATTTGACCAGTGATTTCAATGCCAACGCAGTACAAGGTTTCGGTGAGCTTGCGTTACCTCAGCAATGGAACGGTCTGCATGTTGAGCCGTATGCTAACCTGGCTTATGTATATCTGAAGTCTGGCAGCTTTAACGAAACTGGTGCAGAGGCGGCACTGAGTGCAGATAGCCAAAGCAGTAACAGTACGTTCAGCACCTTGGGAAGCCGCTTTGAGTACCGCTTGCCGAATGTTGATAAGCCAGTTGTATTGTCAGCACAATTAGGTTGGCAGCATGCTTATGGCAAGACGACACCTAAGTCCACACAGCATTTGAATAGCAGTATTGATTTTGATGCTGTGGGTACGCAACAAATGAGGAATGCGCTGGTAGTCGGAACGGGCGCCCAAGTGAATATCAATTCTGATATGAAACTGGGATTATCCTATCAAGGGCTTATCGGTGACAAAGGCCGTGAAAATGGGGTAATGGGAACATTTAACTGGTCCTTCTAA